Proteins co-encoded in one Aquincola tertiaricarbonis genomic window:
- a CDS encoding amino acid ABC transporter substrate-binding protein, translating into MTKTLFAIAALLALGGAHADTLKKIKDTGSVTVGTRESSGALAYTLGDGKYTGFHYDICQNVLADIQKQLGLSKLDIKYQPVTSQNRIPLVQNGTVDIECGSTTNNATRQKDVAFAVTTYVEEVRIAVKANSGINKIEDLKGKTVATTTGTTSVQTLRKHRRANGVEFKEVMGKDHSDSFLLLESGRADAFVMDGQILAGNISKSKAPADYKIVGEVLSVEPIAIMIRKDDPAFKKAVDDSIKAQIARGDVAKLYDKWFMQPIPPTNTKVGLPLSEATKAAWANPNDKPMEEYAEK; encoded by the coding sequence ATGACGAAGACCCTGTTTGCGATCGCCGCGTTGCTGGCGCTGGGCGGCGCACACGCCGATACGCTGAAGAAGATCAAGGACACCGGCTCGGTGACCGTCGGCACGCGCGAGTCTTCGGGCGCGCTGGCCTACACGCTGGGCGACGGCAAGTACACCGGCTTCCACTACGACATCTGCCAGAACGTGCTGGCCGACATCCAGAAGCAGCTGGGCCTGTCCAAGCTGGACATCAAGTACCAGCCGGTGACCTCGCAGAACCGCATTCCGCTGGTGCAGAACGGCACCGTGGACATCGAGTGCGGCTCCACCACCAACAACGCCACGCGCCAGAAGGACGTTGCCTTCGCTGTCACCACCTACGTGGAAGAAGTGCGCATTGCCGTCAAGGCCAACTCGGGCATCAACAAGATCGAGGACCTGAAGGGCAAGACCGTGGCCACCACCACCGGCACCACCTCGGTCCAGACGCTGCGCAAGCACCGCCGCGCCAATGGCGTGGAGTTCAAGGAGGTGATGGGCAAGGACCACTCCGACTCGTTCCTGCTGCTGGAATCGGGCCGGGCTGACGCCTTCGTGATGGACGGCCAGATCCTGGCCGGCAACATCAGCAAGTCGAAGGCGCCGGCCGACTACAAGATCGTGGGTGAGGTGCTGTCGGTGGAGCCGATCGCTATCATGATCCGCAAGGACGACCCCGCCTTCAAGAAGGCGGTGGACGACAGCATCAAGGCCCAGATCGCCCGTGGCGACGTGGCCAAGCTGTACGACAAGTGGTTCATGCAGCCGATTCCGCCCACCAACACCAAGGTGGGCCTGCCTCTGTCGGAGGCCACCAAGGCGGCATGGGCCAACCCGAATGACAAGCCGATGGAAGAGTACGCAGAGAAGTGA
- a CDS encoding M14 family zinc carboxypeptidase: protein MFKPTCPSKLSVALALAFASVAMPAYTADSHDHADDSGAVLSIVVPYANEGQLAFATKLLDHPYVDQKKMEIHAEVAPAEMEALKAAGLSPVINEAETARIQHFIQSRAQDVKSGGIARALGVAKPSSIANGVHSCYRTVEQIYQTYDELAAKYPKLVKIKTLGKSWMGEKQVIPAVGTSVPDNSMSSFANLLIKYLPPSIVTRFNLSLFPVDPSPIKAIVVGNFEKQDAQSEAPPNMVWTGGIHAREYAPQEVGMKFIEWLLANYDTDANARMMVDTNRYHFIVHNPDGRKLAEQDISARQRRNLNYETAACTTVNNQGVPNTLSSGVDLNRNYPFGWATGGAGGSDGNVCGDTYRGIAPASEPETKAVLNYIRGNWNQAACKWEGGALPDGRPKSTTYCNPENRDNNGTGELDWKTGASDEYGGGVFIDLHSNARAVLWPWGVERAENDFNTHTPNNKGMAVIAQRLAYHNNYSSQQLLSYNTEGTTKDAAYGYLGAPAYTVEMGRSFYEDCGVFERETYPENFNGFHYLSRVLHRVYKLPFGPDTVNVMMGASSVQAGNKVTVTATVDDNRYRYSNAGQSTIKPPPYPVVYNITGAKAYVDKLPWEPGAVGVELTLSTSSQARSDFPDATKTATGEINTAGLTPGRHMVYVQGTNADGKPGAVSAAFLDVTAAPADADDGDSGGGALGWFDLAAMAAGLAALAGLRRRRNH from the coding sequence ATGTTCAAGCCAACCTGCCCCTCGAAGCTGTCGGTAGCGCTGGCGCTGGCCTTTGCCAGCGTCGCGATGCCGGCGTACACGGCGGACTCGCACGACCACGCGGATGACAGCGGCGCCGTGCTGTCCATCGTGGTGCCGTATGCCAACGAGGGCCAACTCGCCTTCGCCACCAAGCTGCTCGACCACCCGTACGTCGACCAGAAGAAGATGGAGATCCATGCTGAGGTGGCCCCGGCGGAGATGGAGGCGCTGAAGGCCGCCGGCCTGTCGCCGGTGATCAACGAGGCCGAAACCGCGCGCATCCAGCACTTCATCCAGTCGCGCGCACAGGACGTCAAGTCGGGCGGCATCGCGCGCGCCCTGGGCGTGGCCAAGCCCAGCAGCATCGCCAACGGCGTGCACTCGTGCTACCGCACGGTCGAGCAGATCTACCAGACCTACGACGAGCTGGCGGCCAAGTACCCCAAGCTGGTGAAGATCAAGACCCTCGGCAAAAGCTGGATGGGCGAGAAGCAGGTGATCCCGGCCGTGGGCACCAGCGTGCCGGACAACTCGATGTCCTCCTTCGCCAACCTGCTGATCAAGTACCTGCCGCCGTCGATCGTCACGCGCTTCAACCTCAGCCTGTTCCCCGTCGACCCCAGCCCCATCAAGGCCATCGTCGTCGGCAACTTCGAGAAGCAGGATGCGCAGAGCGAGGCGCCGCCCAACATGGTGTGGACCGGCGGCATCCATGCGCGCGAGTACGCCCCGCAGGAAGTGGGCATGAAGTTCATCGAGTGGCTGCTGGCCAACTACGACACCGATGCCAACGCCCGGATGATGGTGGACACCAACCGCTACCACTTCATCGTCCACAACCCGGATGGCCGCAAGCTGGCCGAGCAGGACATCTCGGCGCGCCAGCGCCGCAACCTGAACTACGAAACCGCGGCCTGCACCACCGTCAACAACCAGGGCGTGCCGAACACCCTGAGCTCCGGCGTCGACCTCAACCGCAACTATCCCTTCGGCTGGGCCACCGGCGGTGCCGGCGGCTCCGATGGCAACGTCTGCGGCGACACCTACCGCGGCATCGCCCCAGCCTCCGAACCCGAAACCAAGGCCGTGCTGAACTACATCCGCGGCAACTGGAACCAGGCCGCCTGCAAGTGGGAGGGCGGCGCGCTGCCCGACGGCCGCCCCAAGAGCACCACCTACTGCAACCCCGAGAACCGCGACAACAACGGCACCGGTGAGCTGGACTGGAAGACCGGCGCCAGCGACGAGTACGGCGGCGGCGTGTTCATCGACCTGCACAGCAATGCGCGCGCGGTGTTGTGGCCCTGGGGCGTGGAGCGGGCGGAGAACGACTTCAACACCCACACGCCCAACAACAAGGGCATGGCGGTGATCGCCCAGCGCCTGGCGTACCACAACAACTATTCGTCTCAGCAGCTGCTGAGCTACAACACCGAAGGCACCACCAAGGATGCCGCCTACGGCTACCTGGGCGCGCCGGCCTACACGGTGGAGATGGGCCGTTCGTTCTACGAGGACTGCGGCGTCTTCGAGCGCGAGACCTACCCGGAGAACTTCAACGGCTTCCACTACCTGAGCCGGGTGCTGCATCGCGTCTACAAGCTGCCCTTCGGCCCTGACACGGTGAACGTGATGATGGGGGCCAGCTCGGTGCAGGCCGGCAACAAGGTGACGGTGACCGCCACCGTGGACGACAACCGCTACCGCTACAGCAACGCCGGCCAGTCCACCATCAAGCCGCCGCCCTATCCGGTGGTCTACAACATCACCGGCGCCAAGGCCTATGTGGACAAGCTGCCCTGGGAGCCCGGTGCCGTGGGCGTGGAACTGACGCTGTCCACCTCGTCGCAGGCCAGGTCCGACTTCCCCGATGCCACCAAGACGGCCACCGGCGAGATCAACACCGCGGGCCTGACCCCCGGCCGCCACATGGTCTACGTGCAGGGCACCAATGCCGATGGCAAGCCCGGCGCCGTGTCGGCCGCCTTCCTGGACGTGACCGCCGCGCCGGCCGACG
- a CDS encoding S8 family serine peptidase yields MSHPRHLKKTRLAVMVLAAVATHQAAAITTYAGDPGMLGNPASWRTAEFNRDWGLLSIGAEFAYARGFSGAGIKIGEVDSGYFASHRDLPSSRYSGVTVNGIPGAYDAAYNDRHGTHVAGTIAASRDGANVANNMHGVAFNASVVVGNTGRTDGVLYGIPQATQTAAQTIDNKHVADVYRAVNAQGVRIISTSFGSQPNTEQYETLMPSTAIAGNGQNLSGRAGLLGAWGYLANEDTWFQGTLDAAKTGTVIVFSAGNGGYKNPSPRAAAAYFDPTLEKNWLAVAAIRQNLSVNGQAVGQSLNADGSVNVPGAQLYNQCGLAKWSCVTAPGNTIYSTVLNDGYATASGTSMAAPHASGALAVVMERFGYMTNEQALTVLKTTAVQNGTINDANGLAIANPNAGKVVAVPDERNGWGTISLKNAMNGPGQFTGRFAVNTQGQNDTWSNNISDVAIKARKIEDDAEAASWNATKATKGWTNGLPAGASADDRNEYTVGMAREAARSTREYEGSLAKFGEGTLVLSGDNSFSGGVDLHGGKLVGASATAFGTGNVNVFGGTLGVRGADTLQVGGNLTLGTAGTLDLELGSGFTLGSGPLLQVGKRATLVGDLSLSFDSGFSFVAGTYNLLSATTLEGSFGQISTTGLLAGYTANVLYTAGGVQLNIAAVPEPETYALLLGGLAVVGFVARRRRQG; encoded by the coding sequence TTGTCCCACCCCCGCCACCTGAAGAAAACCCGCCTGGCCGTGATGGTGCTGGCCGCCGTGGCCACGCACCAGGCCGCCGCCATCACCACCTACGCCGGCGACCCCGGCATGCTGGGCAACCCCGCCAGCTGGCGCACCGCCGAGTTCAACCGCGACTGGGGCCTGCTGTCCATCGGCGCCGAATTCGCTTATGCGCGCGGCTTCAGCGGCGCCGGCATCAAGATCGGCGAGGTGGACTCGGGCTACTTCGCCAGCCACCGCGACCTGCCCTCCTCCCGCTACAGCGGCGTGACGGTCAACGGCATTCCGGGTGCCTATGACGCCGCCTACAACGACCGCCACGGCACCCACGTGGCTGGCACCATCGCGGCCAGCCGCGACGGCGCCAACGTGGCCAACAACATGCACGGCGTGGCCTTCAACGCCAGCGTGGTGGTGGGCAACACCGGCCGGACCGACGGCGTGCTGTACGGCATTCCGCAGGCCACGCAGACCGCGGCCCAGACCATCGACAACAAGCACGTGGCCGACGTGTACCGCGCGGTCAATGCCCAGGGCGTGCGCATCATCAGCACCAGCTTCGGCAGCCAGCCCAACACCGAGCAGTACGAAACCCTGATGCCCAGCACCGCCATCGCGGGCAACGGCCAGAACCTCAGCGGCCGCGCCGGCCTGCTGGGTGCCTGGGGCTACCTCGCCAACGAGGACACCTGGTTCCAGGGCACGCTGGATGCGGCCAAGACCGGCACCGTCATCGTCTTCAGCGCCGGCAACGGCGGCTACAAGAACCCCAGCCCGCGCGCGGCGGCGGCCTACTTCGACCCCACGCTGGAAAAGAACTGGCTGGCAGTGGCGGCCATCCGCCAGAACCTCAGCGTGAACGGCCAGGCCGTCGGCCAGTCGCTCAATGCCGATGGCTCGGTCAACGTGCCCGGCGCCCAGCTGTACAACCAGTGCGGCCTGGCCAAGTGGTCCTGCGTCACCGCGCCCGGCAACACCATCTACAGCACGGTGCTGAACGACGGCTACGCCACCGCATCGGGCACCTCGATGGCGGCGCCGCACGCCTCCGGCGCGCTGGCGGTGGTGATGGAGCGCTTCGGCTACATGACCAACGAGCAGGCACTGACGGTGCTCAAGACCACCGCGGTGCAGAACGGCACGATCAACGATGCCAATGGCCTGGCCATCGCCAACCCCAATGCCGGCAAGGTGGTGGCGGTGCCCGACGAGCGCAACGGATGGGGCACCATCAGCCTGAAGAACGCGATGAACGGCCCGGGCCAGTTCACCGGCCGCTTCGCCGTCAACACCCAGGGGCAGAACGACACCTGGTCCAACAACATCTCCGACGTGGCCATCAAGGCCCGCAAGATCGAGGACGACGCCGAGGCTGCCAGCTGGAACGCCACCAAGGCCACCAAGGGCTGGACCAACGGCCTGCCGGCCGGCGCCAGCGCCGACGACCGCAACGAGTACACCGTGGGCATGGCGCGTGAAGCCGCGCGCAGCACCCGCGAGTACGAAGGCAGCCTGGCCAAGTTCGGCGAAGGCACGCTGGTGCTGTCCGGCGACAACTCGTTCTCCGGCGGCGTGGACCTGCATGGCGGCAAGCTGGTCGGCGCTTCGGCCACGGCCTTCGGCACCGGCAACGTGAACGTGTTCGGCGGCACGCTGGGCGTGCGCGGCGCCGATACGCTGCAGGTGGGCGGCAACCTGACGCTGGGCACTGCCGGCACGCTGGACCTTGAACTGGGCAGCGGTTTCACGCTGGGCAGCGGCCCGTTGCTGCAGGTGGGCAAGCGCGCCACGCTGGTGGGCGACCTGTCGCTGTCGTTCGACAGCGGCTTCAGCTTCGTGGCCGGCACCTACAACCTGCTGAGCGCCACCACGCTGGAAGGCAGCTTCGGCCAGATCAGCACCACCGGCCTGCTGGCCGGCTACACCGCCAACGTGCTGTACACCGCGGGCGGCGTGCAGCTCAACATCGCGGCCGTTCCGGAGCCTGAGACCTACGCGCTGCTGCTCGGCGGCCTGGCGGTCGTCGGCTTCGTCGCGCGCCGCCGCCGCCAGGGCTGA
- a CDS encoding ATP-binding protein — MAVSIIVGSAWLGFSVSEHQGIATLRAESNHRLDLFASAVEGMVKRLEHVPATIQLSHDVLNLLRNPGNPRRVQAADSYLRRLNAHVGSMSAFVLNDRGVVVASSNADRSDDSRVGEDVSFRPYFLEALSGRVGRHFAIGVRGEPGYFVSHPIRDGARVIGVAAIKISLEPIDQTWQMVGAPALLADANQVVIHSSQPGWRYTALVDLPVERRVDLLLTRMYNSMRIRPFPLSPMLWIGEDGQLLDGPGPGGQQQMLRRATGTGMLVMSRPLDGMDWRVMMFLDLREVRTTAALNGMMASVLAAFLMLLALFLAQRRRIQRQRLESRALLERANADLEQKVTTRTRDLTAANDRLRKEVADREQAEQTLRATQSELVHAAKMAVLGQLATGITHELTQPLGAIRTLSGNALEFLKRGDMKTLSGNLGIIARLADQMGSIIHPLKGFARKSEPVPARTDVAVALGNALFLFGLRLRKEQVEVVNLCEPGAVVAWCDANRLEQVLINLIGNAIDAMADSPVKTLTLAADYEAPEPGDTVERWARIDVIDSGAGLDATTLAHLFEPFFTTKTQGAGLGLGLAISRDIAREFGGDIVAHGHADGGACFSLRLPAAASVQETVT, encoded by the coding sequence GTGGCGGTATCCATCATCGTGGGCAGTGCCTGGCTGGGCTTCAGCGTGAGCGAGCACCAGGGCATTGCCACGCTGCGGGCGGAATCCAACCACCGCCTGGACCTGTTCGCCTCCGCGGTGGAGGGCATGGTCAAGCGGCTGGAGCATGTGCCCGCCACCATCCAGCTCAGCCATGATGTGCTGAACCTGCTGCGCAACCCCGGCAACCCCCGCCGGGTGCAGGCGGCCGACAGCTACCTGCGGCGCCTCAATGCGCATGTGGGCAGCATGTCGGCCTTCGTGTTGAACGACCGCGGCGTGGTGGTGGCGTCCAGCAACGCCGACCGCAGCGACGACAGCCGCGTGGGCGAGGACGTGTCCTTCCGCCCCTACTTCCTTGAAGCGCTCTCCGGCCGCGTGGGCCGGCATTTCGCCATCGGCGTTCGTGGCGAGCCGGGTTACTTCGTCTCGCACCCCATCCGCGACGGTGCCCGCGTCATCGGCGTGGCCGCCATCAAGATCAGCCTGGAGCCGATCGACCAGACCTGGCAGATGGTGGGCGCGCCCGCGCTGCTGGCCGACGCCAACCAGGTGGTGATCCATTCGTCCCAGCCTGGCTGGCGTTACACCGCGCTGGTGGACCTGCCGGTGGAGCGGCGCGTGGACCTGCTGCTCACCCGCATGTACAACAGCATGCGCATCCGGCCCTTCCCGCTGTCGCCGATGCTGTGGATCGGCGAGGACGGCCAGCTGCTGGACGGCCCCGGCCCGGGCGGCCAGCAGCAGATGCTGCGCCGCGCCACCGGCACCGGCATGCTGGTGATGAGCCGGCCGCTGGACGGCATGGACTGGCGGGTGATGATGTTCCTCGACCTGCGCGAGGTGCGCACCACCGCCGCCCTCAACGGCATGATGGCCTCGGTGCTGGCCGCCTTCCTGATGCTGCTGGCGCTGTTCCTGGCGCAGCGGCGGCGCATCCAGCGCCAGCGACTGGAGTCGCGTGCGCTGCTGGAGCGTGCCAACGCCGACCTGGAACAGAAGGTGACCACGCGCACCCGCGACCTGACCGCCGCCAACGACCGGCTACGCAAGGAGGTGGCTGACCGCGAGCAGGCCGAGCAGACCCTGCGCGCCACCCAGAGCGAGCTGGTGCATGCCGCCAAGATGGCGGTGCTGGGCCAGCTGGCCACCGGCATCACGCACGAGCTGACGCAGCCGCTCGGGGCCATCCGCACCTTGTCGGGCAATGCGCTGGAATTCCTCAAGCGCGGCGACATGAAGACCCTGTCGGGCAACCTGGGCATCATCGCCCGGCTGGCCGACCAGATGGGCAGCATCATCCATCCGCTCAAGGGCTTCGCGCGCAAGTCCGAGCCGGTGCCGGCCCGCACCGACGTGGCGGTGGCGCTGGGCAATGCGCTGTTCCTCTTCGGCCTGCGGCTGCGCAAGGAGCAGGTGGAGGTGGTGAACCTGTGCGAGCCCGGCGCCGTGGTGGCCTGGTGCGATGCCAACCGGCTGGAGCAGGTGCTGATCAACCTGATCGGCAACGCGATCGACGCCATGGCCGACTCGCCGGTCAAGACGCTGACGCTGGCCGCCGACTACGAGGCGCCCGAGCCCGGCGACACGGTGGAGCGCTGGGCCCGCATCGACGTGATCGACAGCGGCGCCGGCCTGGACGCCACCACGCTGGCGCACCTGTTCGAGCCTTTTTTCACCACCAAGACACAAGGCGCCGGACTGGGCCTGGGGCTTGCCATCTCACGGGACATCGCCCGCGAGTTCGGCGGCGACATCGTGGCCCATGGCCATGCCGACGGCGGCGCGTGCTTCAGCCTGCGGCTGCCTGCCGCGGCCAGCGTGCAGGAGACAGTGACGTGA
- a CDS encoding sigma-54-dependent transcriptional regulator, translating into MNNDLSVLIVEDDPHVQLGCVQAMQLADLPVEAVDNAEAALQRVQDGFAGVIVTDMRLPGSDGLQLVRHCREVDEGLPVIMITGHGDVSLAVEAMRSGAYDFIPKPFSPETLTEVVRRAMEKRALTMEVATLRRMLDTRSGLEGRLMGRSPQIERVRQLIREVADSPVDVLIHGETGTGKEVVAQSLHEMSVRRHGPFVALNCGGMPDNLLDSELFGHEAGAFTGAQKRRVGKIEYANGGTLFLDEVESMPMGMQIKLLRVLQDRRIERLGSNHSVPVDVRVVAATKDDLLQRANENAFRADLYYRLNVVQVELPPLRERREDIPLLTEHFMLLAASRYGRTQPTVTVEQMQRLMAHSWPGNVRELRNVAECLVLGIRKDVLGAGPAATGEHADASASLVEMVEGFERSLIAAELARNGGNIAHSAKALRIAKTTLNDKIRKYGLHG; encoded by the coding sequence ATGAACAACGACCTTTCGGTGCTGATCGTCGAGGACGATCCCCATGTGCAGCTGGGCTGCGTGCAGGCCATGCAGCTGGCCGATCTGCCGGTCGAAGCGGTGGACAACGCCGAAGCCGCGCTGCAACGCGTGCAGGACGGCTTTGCCGGCGTCATCGTCACCGACATGCGCCTGCCCGGCAGCGATGGCCTGCAGCTGGTGCGCCACTGCCGCGAGGTGGACGAGGGCCTGCCGGTGATCATGATCACCGGCCATGGCGACGTGAGCCTGGCGGTGGAAGCCATGCGCAGCGGCGCCTACGACTTCATTCCCAAGCCCTTCTCGCCCGAGACGCTGACCGAGGTGGTGCGCAGGGCGATGGAAAAGCGCGCGCTGACGATGGAAGTGGCCACGCTGCGCCGCATGCTGGACACCCGCAGCGGGCTGGAAGGCCGGTTGATGGGCCGATCGCCGCAGATCGAGCGGGTGCGCCAGCTGATCCGCGAGGTGGCCGACAGCCCGGTGGACGTGCTGATCCACGGCGAGACGGGGACTGGCAAGGAGGTGGTGGCGCAATCGCTGCACGAGATGTCGGTGCGGCGGCACGGCCCCTTCGTGGCGCTGAACTGCGGCGGCATGCCCGACAACCTGCTGGACAGCGAGCTGTTCGGCCATGAGGCCGGCGCCTTCACCGGCGCGCAGAAGCGCCGCGTGGGCAAGATCGAGTACGCCAATGGCGGCACGCTGTTCCTGGACGAAGTGGAAAGCATGCCGATGGGCATGCAGATCAAGCTGCTGCGGGTGCTGCAGGACCGCCGCATCGAACGCCTGGGCTCCAACCACAGCGTGCCGGTGGACGTGCGCGTGGTGGCGGCCACCAAGGACGACCTGCTGCAGCGCGCGAACGAGAACGCCTTCCGCGCCGACCTGTACTACCGGTTGAATGTGGTGCAGGTGGAGCTGCCGCCGCTGCGCGAGCGGCGCGAGGACATTCCGCTACTGACCGAGCACTTCATGCTGCTGGCCGCCAGCCGCTACGGCCGCACCCAGCCCACGGTGACGGTGGAGCAGATGCAGCGCCTGATGGCCCACAGCTGGCCCGGCAACGTGCGCGAGCTGCGCAATGTGGCCGAATGCCTGGTGTTGGGCATCCGCAAGGACGTGCTGGGCGCCGGCCCCGCGGCCACCGGCGAGCATGCCGATGCCAGCGCCTCGCTGGTGGAGATGGTCGAAGGCTTCGAGCGCAGTCTGATCGCGGCCGAGCTGGCCCGCAACGGCGGCAACATCGCCCACAGCGCCAAGGCCTTGCGCATTGCCAAGACCACCTTGAACGACAAGATCCGCAAATACGGGCTGCATGGCTGA
- a CDS encoding transporter substrate-binding domain-containing protein encodes MSGTLLRRVMALVAPLALVAAAPCVRAQPDTLVKISETATINLGHRESSVPFSYYDGKRQVVGYSHELMLRLLDAIKAELKLPALNIKLVPVTPQNRIPLVQNGTVDIECGSTTHNEERARQVAFSTSIFVIGTRLMTHRRTQIRDFADLAGHSVVVTAATTSERLLRTFNERLGGTINIVMAKDHGESFQLLEAGRAEAFMMDDALLYGERAKAQNPDDWIVVGSPMSYEAYGCMMRRGDVSLKRIVDRELTRLMQSGEALKIYGKWFQRPIPPRGLNLNWPPSDALLELYRHPSDRPL; translated from the coding sequence ATGTCTGGAACCCTTCTCCGTCGCGTGATGGCGCTGGTGGCGCCACTGGCCCTGGTGGCCGCGGCGCCGTGCGTGCGCGCGCAGCCTGACACGCTGGTCAAGATCTCGGAGACGGCCACCATCAACCTGGGCCACCGCGAATCGTCGGTGCCGTTCTCGTACTACGACGGCAAGCGCCAGGTGGTCGGCTACTCGCACGAGCTGATGCTGCGGCTGCTGGACGCCATCAAGGCCGAGCTGAAGCTGCCCGCGCTCAACATCAAGCTGGTGCCGGTGACGCCGCAGAACCGGATTCCGCTGGTGCAGAACGGCACGGTGGACATCGAGTGCGGCTCCACCACCCACAACGAAGAGCGCGCGCGGCAGGTGGCGTTTTCCACCAGCATCTTCGTGATCGGCACGCGGCTGATGACGCACCGGCGCACGCAGATCCGCGACTTCGCCGACCTGGCCGGCCACAGCGTGGTGGTGACCGCGGCCACCACTTCTGAGCGGCTGCTGCGCACCTTCAATGAACGCCTGGGCGGCACCATCAACATCGTGATGGCCAAGGACCATGGCGAGAGCTTCCAGCTGCTGGAAGCGGGCCGGGCCGAGGCCTTCATGATGGACGACGCACTGCTGTACGGCGAGCGCGCCAAGGCCCAGAACCCCGACGACTGGATCGTGGTCGGCAGCCCCATGAGCTACGAGGCCTATGGCTGCATGATGCGGCGCGGCGATGTCTCGCTCAAGCGCATCGTCGACCGTGAACTCACCCGCCTGATGCAGAGCGGCGAGGCGCTGAAGATCTACGGCAAGTGGTTCCAGCGCCCCATTCCCCCCCGTGGCCTGAACCTGAACTGGCCGCCTTCCGACGCGCTGCTGGAGCTGTACCGACACCCGTCGGACCGGCCCCTGTGA